A single genomic interval of Calypte anna isolate BGI_N300 chromosome 3, bCalAnn1_v1.p, whole genome shotgun sequence harbors:
- the MRPL2 gene encoding 39S ribosomal protein L2, mitochondrial, producing the protein MAAASAPPAGARHLAASPAGFQQYDPARHFRRRLRPHLTSSPCPPPPRRRWGALCRAFGALLLSAAPRRPRLPALPRALPPCPPPGGALEVARRGLGVSAPRCTTDPMWKCRVKYTVRPVGMKKTGGRDTQGRIRVRGIGGGHKRRYRMIDFQRLRYEEGAPQQPFTEKVINVRYDPCRSADIALVAGGNRKRWIIATENMQAGDIITNSSHIGRMAVLANEGDAYPLGALPVGTLICNLESHPGKGAQYIRAAGTCGVLLRKVNGTAIVQLPSKRLMQVLETCVATVGRVSNVDHNKRVIGKAGRNRWLGKRPHTGLWHRKGGWAGRKIKPLPPMKSYVNLPRVGVQQ; encoded by the exons ATGGCCGCCGCCTCGGCCCCTCCGGCAGGCGCGCGCCACCTCGCGGCGTCCCCCGCCGGCTTCCAGCAGTACGACCCCGCGCGCCACTTCCGGCGGAGACTCCGCCCCCAcctcacctcctctccctgtccccctccccctcGACGGAGATGGGGCGCTCTCTGCCGCGCCTTCGGGGCCCTTCTGCTCTCGGCGGCGCCGCGCCGACCCCGGCTCCCCGCCTTGCCCCGCGCCCTGCCGCCCTGCCCACCGCCGGGAGGCGCGCTGGAGGTTGCCCGCCGCGGGCTGGGCGTCTCGGCGCCGCGCTGCACCACCGACCCCATGTGGAAGTGCCGGGTCAAGTACACGGTGCGGCCCGTGGGCATGAAGAAGACGGGCGGACGCGACACACAAG GGCGCATCCGAGTTCGGGGGATCGGCGGGGGACACAAGCGGCGCTACCGCATGATCGACTTCCAGAGGCTGCGCTACGAGGAGGGGGCCCCGCAGCAGCCCTTCACCGAGAAGGTCATCAACGTCCGATATGACCCTTGCAG GTCGGCTGACATCGCCCTGGTGGCCGGCGGCAACCGGAAGCGCTGGATCATTGCCACGGAGAACATGCAGGCAGGGGACATTATCACGAACTCCTCTCACATCGGCAGGATGGCAG tGTTGGCCAATGAAGGGGATGCCTACCCGCTCGGGGCCCTGCCTGTGGGCACGCTGATCTGTAACCTGGAGAGCCACCCTGGGAAGGGAGCGCAATATATCCGGGCAGCTG GGACTTGTGGGGTGCTGCTGAGAAAAGTGAATGGGACGGCCATCGTGCAGTTGCCCTCCAAGAGGCTTATGCAG GTGCTGGAGACCTGCGTGGCCACAGTGGGCCGTGTGTCCAACGTCGACCACAACAAGCGGGTGATCGGGAAGGCGGGTCGGAACCGCTGGCTTGGCAAGCGCCCACACACAGGCTTGTGGCATCGAAAGGGTGGCTGGGCTGGCCGCAAGATCAAGCCTCTCCCACCTATGAAGAGTTATGTCAACCTGCCAAGGGTTGGAGTtcagcagtga